From Synoicihabitans lomoniglobus, the proteins below share one genomic window:
- a CDS encoding sigma-70 family RNA polymerase sigma factor, which yields MALAPSLSRIATTSNLETPAPLASAAFSAPSFLERPEPAPAEKPAPSDRSHLQLYLQEIGKTALLTPQEEVKLAKRIQKGDKAARDHMISANLRLVVKIAMDYKDFGLPLLDLISEGNIGLVKAVERFDPTKGGKLSTYAAWWIKQSIKRALANQSKTIRLPVHLVDKIAKMRRTAMALTEELGREPTDEEIAIELQIPTNKVAHLKSVSVRPASLDAPVGEDGASTTFGEIVGDENAVNPLDSLKDRSEKSDLHDMISELDPREAEILRYRFGLDGYDELTLEEVGQKFNVTRERIRQLQNIALSKMRKAIAYNEAQRSKEEIEIEDRRIAREEVIREFIEARDVA from the coding sequence ATGGCCCTCGCTCCCTCCCTCTCTCGTATCGCAACCACGTCAAATCTCGAGACCCCGGCACCTTTGGCCAGTGCCGCTTTCTCCGCTCCTTCATTCTTGGAGCGACCGGAACCTGCTCCGGCTGAAAAACCAGCTCCGTCCGATCGGAGCCACCTTCAACTTTACCTGCAGGAAATCGGCAAAACCGCCCTGCTCACTCCGCAAGAGGAAGTGAAGCTGGCGAAACGCATCCAAAAAGGCGACAAGGCCGCCCGTGATCACATGATTTCGGCCAACCTGCGTCTGGTGGTGAAAATTGCCATGGACTACAAGGATTTCGGTCTGCCGCTGCTGGATCTGATCAGCGAGGGCAACATCGGGTTGGTCAAAGCCGTCGAGCGTTTCGATCCCACCAAGGGTGGTAAACTTTCGACCTACGCAGCTTGGTGGATCAAGCAGTCGATCAAGCGCGCTCTCGCCAACCAGTCCAAGACCATCCGCCTGCCCGTCCATTTGGTCGACAAGATCGCCAAAATGCGTCGCACCGCCATGGCCCTTACCGAAGAACTCGGCCGTGAACCGACCGACGAGGAAATCGCCATCGAACTCCAAATCCCGACCAACAAGGTCGCCCATTTGAAGAGTGTCAGCGTGCGCCCCGCCTCGCTCGATGCCCCGGTGGGTGAAGATGGTGCATCCACCACCTTCGGCGAAATCGTGGGCGACGAAAACGCGGTCAACCCGCTCGACTCCCTCAAGGATCGTTCCGAGAAATCCGATCTCCACGACATGATTTCCGAGCTGGATCCCCGCGAGGCCGAGATCTTGCGCTACCGCTTCGGTCTCGACGGTTACGACGAGCTCACCCTCGAAGAGGTCGGTCAGAAATTTAACGTCACCCGGGAGCGGATTCGTCAGCTTCAAAACATTGCCCTCTCCAAGATGCGCAAGGCCATCGCTTACAACGAAGCTCAGCGCAGCAAGGAAGAGATCGAAATCGAAGATCGACGCATCGCCCGCGAAGAAGTGATTCGCGAATTCATCGAAGCCCGCGACGTGGCTTAA